In Panicum virgatum strain AP13 chromosome 5K, P.virgatum_v5, whole genome shotgun sequence, the genomic window CTGTAGAGCGTGTGAAATACGCATGTGTAGTTTGATTACCCACCGTTGGCAGAATTGTTCGGTTCTTTTCGAAAAGAAATGATCAGCATATagtaagtaaataaataaacaaataaaaGGCGGTGGAGAATATGTTGTAGACTCATAGCGCTCTTGTTACATTTTCAAATGAAGCATCATTAATTCGCTGGTTAAGGATGCTGCTAAAAAATATTAGTACACCTTACAATGCTCAGCATATAGTTGTCTGCCACAATGTTTTCTTATTGTTTTCTTCTGTTTGAAAAAAATTCTTGTTGCTTCGACTATaagatattttaattttttttcttcatattaATCCATGCTAGGAGATTTTCTTTTTGTGACCCCACTATTTTCTGCATCGTGTGGCTAGCAACTTTGTTCTTACCTTCGTGGTTGACTGCAGAAAACAATGAGCAGGCGGAACAGCCGCACCATCTATGTAGGCAACCTCCCTGGGGACATCCGTGAGAGGGAAGTTGAGGACCTCTTCTACAAGGTGGGTGTAATCTTTTTACACGCACCTTTGTCAGACTTCCATTTTTGCAAGCAAGTGCTAGATTGGTCAGGGCAGATGTCTAATTACGGAtcagttaataaaattttcTGTCTCAGCAGTTTCAGTATCCTGTTAATGTGAGAATATTAGTTTGGAGTTGATGGTTTGCATTTTTTGTTGTTGTGACATTTAATAGTATATTATCTGCAACTTGGTTTAGGGTATTGTTAGTATATTATCTTTTTTATTAAGTTGTGTTAACCAAAGGAACATTTTATGTTCTCTTTGTCTGAAGTAAACAATGTTCTCTGTTTTTGCAATTGTGCACAGTAACTTTATTATGTCTCTGCATGACTATGCTTTTAGTTATGTACAATCTAAGTCTGCATAAGGCAAATTCACAGTATCTGAAACCTTGAGGATGCATGTGGTAAAACGAGAAATTTGTCCTGTCTTGCAGAATGTGTTCACACTGTAGTATTAGTATATTTGTTGAATCTTGTATGACAGTACACCTTTCGCTTCCTTCAAAGAACTTGTCTTTGAGTTGTCTTAACTTTTCCTTAAATGTATGATTGTGCAGTATGGTCGAATTTTGGATATTGACCTGAAGATACCTCCAAGACCTCCTGGATACGCTTTCGTTGAGGTGAAGATGTTTTGCTTTGGTCTTACTTCTAAATTTAAAACAACAGCTCTATTAATCTTTTTCAGTTTTATAATCTATTTTAGTTCATGTTTTGACCATTAAAAATCCAAAGCTATCTAGCACATGAAATTTCATTCTGATGTAAACAAACATCTGGTTAACAAAAATATGATGCTTTTGTAGTTTGAGGACCCACGTGACGCTGATGACGCAATTTATGGGCGTGATGGGTATAACTTTGATGGCTACAGGTTGCGGGTATGTAGACTAAGATATGTGTTTCATTTATTGAGTCATTTTCCCTGAAGAGGAGTCTGGTTTGGTTTTTCTTGCGCTTATGTGCTGAAAATGTGTTTTCTACTCAGGTTGAATTAGCTCATGGTGGAAGAGGTCAGTCTTACTCTTATGATCGTTCTAGCAGCTATAGCAGCACACGCCGTGGAGGTGTTTCTAGGCGCTCTGATTACTGTGGTTGGTACTTTTGTCTTCTGAGAAAGTTTACTTATAGCTCCTTACAGAGATTCTCATGGTTACATTTTATGAACCATACAGTTATGGTCACGGGTTTACCTTCATCAGCATCATGGCAAGATCTGAAGGTACTGCCTTTGTAACTAATTTCTGCTTGTAATTTTTGCTGGAAAGAACTTCAATTTATTACATTTCAGGACCACATGCGGCGCGCTGGTGATGTTTGTttctctgatgtataccgtgaggCCAGAGGTTAGTAGTTTGAGCACTCCTAAATTTCATGTTGTTTCATTGCAGCATAAGGTCGTAAACGTGATcactaatttttttatatcatGTGGCCTTAATTATTTCATTGTCCCTCTAAAATAGGAAATCTTCAGGTTCTGTTCTGAATTTCCACATATTGATGTCATTtgttccttcttctttcttgtgCTGCAGAAACTATTGGAATTGTGGATTATACAAACTATGAAGACATGAAATATGCGGTGAGTTTTGCATGTCTTTTACTTATTGCTTTGAATATGATCTTTAACTTGTATCATCTATTCCTTTTTATAGGGTCTGTCCGACTTTTGAAAAGAATGCTCTAATTAAATGTGTGTTCTTTCCTGTGTCATTAGGCATGCTTTACTCTTATGCATTTTTCTCTTTCCATCTTGCAGATCAGGAAGCTTGATGACTCACTGTTCAGGAATGCATTTTCTAGGGCGTACATCAGAGTATGTCCTCTTGTTTTCCTCAATTTAGTTTTAGAAATTGCTAAGATGCCTGACATGATATCTATTTGATTATGAAACTATGTTGATTTGTTATTTTATTATAGGTGAGGGAGTATGATGCTAGATCACGAAGCAGAAGCCGTAGCCGCTCGTACTTGAGAAGCCCCAGTTACAGCAGGAGCAGGAGTCCGAAGTACGTATACGTGTTCACAAATTTGACATCCAAGTTTTTTTGCACCTATTCTTATTTGTTGTTTCTTACTTAGATCTGTTTCTCAGTCACCATCACCTGTGGATGAAAGGTATGTGAATATATATTGATGGGAAATGTGCATTTGTGAAATTGTAACTGCTTGTGTTGAATCTGCATGTTATGCCTGGAAATTTTTTGTTAGAAGGAACATGATACTTAGTACTTACTCATCAATTAAATGGTGAAAGCAGTCAGATCTTGTTCTTTGTCATCTTCAACATATGGTGTGGACATGCAGGACACCTATGGTGCTAAAAAATAAGGAAGCCTCATGCCATAATTTTGTGAACTAGCCCGAAGCGAGGCACATTTATTATTGTAATACTTATTTGTTTCCTATCATCTGGTACATGTTCAACAAACAAAAAGCCTTCTAGAACCTCGAGCCTGCCGTGCATTATACAAGCTTCCACATATGCAGGTCTACACTTTTAAGCACCTTCTAGATCATGCTCCTTGAAAATTTTAAGCTTTCTCTACCACAAACTTACATATAAATCTTGCAATGCTGAAGTGGGGAGTGTTGATCCTTCAAAAGCATGCCAAGTTGGAGGGAAATGGCCTAGAGTAGACAAGGATAGGATAACCAGAATTTTATCTTCTTTTaaaactattttttttcttatcacTTCTGCTGCTGTATCAACCAGTCATCTCTCTAACGTGGCAGCAtctcttttgtttttgtttttctcaTGGCAAAGCTTCAGTCCTCTCCTTATCAGCTTCATAAATCCCTAACCCAGAGTTTTTTCTCCATCTTTAGCAAACAAATGTATACATATGTGGACCCAAATTATGTTTCCTACTTTATACTTTAAAAGTAAAAAAATGGACTCTACATATGAAACTCACATATATTCACCATAGATTTTAATCAGAGCCTGCTGCATAAGAAACGGCTTCATTGTTTTTTTATTAAAGCTGGAAGAAAAACAAAGTTAGGTGCCAGAATTTTAATTTGATATATTTTGGAATGCTTACTGGCTTATAGCACCCATGATATGTTTTTCAGATGTACCAATTTCTCTTTAAATTAGCATGAGTTGAATTTACTCTGTGGTTAGTGATTACTGATTAAACATAAAGAGCTTGCTGGCTAACCTGCACTGCTCAAGGTTTGCTTTTGTTTTTCCTAGATCTGGCCATGCCGGCGATCTGGGGACTGCATTGATAGATTATTGGATGTATTGAGAATCGGAGTGGATGGTTTGGGACTTTGGATAGTAGAGCTGGATTGTGATGCATGTATGACAAGTGGGCTACAACCAGTCCTAGGAGCAAGATAGGACTGACAGTAAGGACATGTGGATCTCGTGGTGTGTCGAATATATTGTGCTTCAATTTCAATGGCTCAATATAAATGGACGTTAATTCACAAGTTTTTGTTCAATTGATATTGCCATcctggtaaaaatttcagagtcTATGGTGCTTctttcacacacacacaaaattatattttcaaGCATTATCTTGTCAATGTGCATTCTGAGTTTGCTCTAGCTCAAAAAAGTTGACATAAGGGGATATGATAAACCTTGCTTAGTTTGCCTATTTGCAGTTTCAGTTATGACCTTATTACCTGATTGATAGCATAAACTCCAAAATAGTGAACCAATTCATTGAAACCTCTTTATGCGTATTTCAAATGATAGCAGTTTTTGTATCTCAGTGCTACAAACACATCATTAAGTAATGAATTTTGTTTCTGGAACCTTCTGCAGATCGCTATCAAGATCCCGATCCCCTGTCTCTTCTGTAAGTATTCCAAGCTTAACTATGCTACATCGTGAAAATGGTTTGTTCAGTGCAGTTCATTTAACTCTTTTGCAGCCTTCTCGTGGAAGATCTGCAAGCAGAAGCCCGAGGAGCAGAAGCGCATCCCGTTCTCGTTCTCCTGTAATGTCATacttaaaaaaaaatctcttaTCTCATTGCTAGGAACTTCCATGCTAATCTAATCTGTACTTGCTGGCAGGTGAGATCTGATTGAGCTAGGGAATCCTTGAGGTGGTGAGCAACTATAACCAGGGAGAGAAGGGACTTGAGAACATGCACTACCATCACAATGGTCTGAATGATTCTGTTGTTGCCACTGCACCCCCTCATTTGGGAGGTTTCATCTTATTAGTATTCAATAATTACATTATATTGCTAAAGAGACTTTATTATGCCTACCGTAGTGGTGTAAACTGAACTTTTGTCTACTGGGTTCCTGGCACTCAGGTTTCATCTACTCTCCGGTAGCCTGTTTTACATTGACACTTTTACGCCTCTTTCAATTGGTCGCTTGTAAGCATAGTTGAGTGGTCCATGTACTCGGTTATTTGGTTGTTGTGTCCTGAGATATTATTAGAATGCTTTGTACTCATTTATTTGGTTTCTGTGTGCTACTGATATAAAGTAGAATGGTTAAGAATTGATATTTGGAACGTGCAGCGTCATCGTGCAACTTCGACCAGATTTGCCTGAATTCTGCTAGTTTTGTTCCTTTAAATGATTGCCACTTCTCGGCCCTTGCTGCCAAACCCTGAAAAGCAGATTTGGGTCCGAGGTATTGGTGGCCTTAATACATGGATACGTTCATGTCTTCTGCTAAGTTACAACAACAATAtagtcttttttcccaagcaaattggggtaggctagagatgaaattcgaaagaaataagttcaaggttcaggcataTTGAtactagtctccaagcgctcctatccaaagctatcttttagagatattccaatccttaaggtctctcttaaccgactcatcccacgtcagtttaggtctacctctaccccgttttacattatcgacccgctcaagaaccccattacgcacctgcgcctcaggaggccttcgttggacatgtccaaaccatctcagccgatgctgggtaagtttctcctcaattggtgccactccgaccctatcccgaataacttcgttccggactctatccctccttgtgtgcccgcaaaaccaccgcaacatccgcatctctgctacactcagttgctggacatgtcgctttTTTTAGGCCagcattcagcaccgtatagcatcgccggacgaattgatgtcctatagaatttgccttttagcttttgtggcaccctcttatcacaaaggatgccagaagcttgccgccatttcaactagccagctgaaattctatgcctaacatcttcatcaatgtcgccatccttttgtagcaccgatcctaaataccgaaaagtatccttctggaccaccacttgtccatctagactaacgtctcccccctcatgtcTAGTCGCGctaaaatcgcacatcatgtactcggtcttggtcctactaagtctgaaccctttcgactctgacgtgcgtctccacagctctaacttcctattaactcctgccctactctcgtcaactagcaccacatcatcagcaaagagcatacaccaagggatctcaccttgtatatcccttgtgacctcatccatcactaaagccaataaataagggctcaatgctgacccctggtgtaggcctatgttaataggaaagtcagtggtgttgccatcacatgtccggacaaacgtcgtcgcatccttatacatatccttaatgagggtaatgtacttagttgggactttgtgcttctccaaggcccaccacatgacatttctcggtactttgtcatatgccttctcaaggtcaatgaagaccatgtgcaagtccttcttctgttctCTATATCtttccatcaattgtcgtattaagaaaatcgcctccatggttgaccttccaggcatgaacccaaattggttttgggtcacacttgtcactcttcttaggcgatgctcgataaccctctcccaaagcttcatcgtatggctcatcagtttaatcccacggtagttagtacaactttgaacatcacccttgtttttgaagataggtactaatatacttctcctccattcttccggcatcttgtttgaccgaaaaatgagattaaaaagcttagttaaccatactattgctctatctcctaggcatctccacacctcaatggggataccatcacggcccatcgatttacctcctttcatcctcttcaaagcctccccgatctctaactcctgaattctcctcacaaaatgtctgttggtatcgtcaaaagagtcatctaactcaagggtagggccctcactctccccattaaacaacttatcaaagtactctctccatctatccatgatctcctcatccttcactagcagtcgatctgtcccatccttagcatttgatttggttgatgacccttgtcttccgctcacggatcctagccatcctataaatgtcattctccccttctttcgtgcctagccgctgatacatgtcatcatacgccttaccctttgctacattcacagctcgctttgcaaccctcttcgctaatttatagccctcgatgttggctgcactcttgtcaaggtggaggcgcttgaaacactccttcttcttcttaatagccctttgcacctcgtcattccaccaccaggtgtctttcccctcctgtttgcctcccctactcacgccaaacacctctgaggccaccttccgaacacatgttgccatctttagccacatgtcatctgcgtcttctccttcttcccaaggcccctcacctagcatcatttccttaaacgcttgtgccgcttcccctctaagcttccaccactttgttctcgcaatcttggcacgtttgtcccggtggacacgtacacgaagacgaaagtccgccaccacaagcttgtgttgagggacaacacactccccaggtatcaccttacaatctaagcaatcacgtctatcctccctcctagcaaggataaaatTGGCTCGAGTGTTACTAGTGTGTTGTAATTCTGCTAAGTTACTAGTGTGTCATAATTCTGATAGTCTTTTGGGTGACCCTAGACATGACATTTCAGCGATAATGGAATGTTGAGCAGTGACGCCCTA contains:
- the LOC120706751 gene encoding serine/arginine-rich splicing factor SR30-like isoform X1, which translates into the protein MKTMSRRNSRTIYVGNLPGDIREREVEDLFYKYGRILDIDLKIPPRPPGYAFVEFEDPRDADDAIYGRDGYNFDGYRLRVELAHGGRGQSYSYDRSSSYSSTRRGGVSRRSDYCVMVTGLPSSASWQDLKDHMRRAGDVCFSDVYREARETIGIVDYTNYEDMKYAIRKLDDSLFRNAFSRAYIRVREYDARSRSRSRSRSYLRSPSYSRSRSPKSVSQSPSPVDERSLSRSRSPVSSPSRGRSASRSPRSRSASRSRSPVRSD
- the LOC120706751 gene encoding serine/arginine-rich splicing factor SR30-like isoform X3; this translates as MKTMSRRNSRTIYVGNLPGDIREREVEDLFYKYGRILDIDLKIPPRPPGYAFVEFEDPRDADDAIYGRDGYNFDGYRLRVELAHGGRGQSYSYDRSSSYSSTRRGGVSRRSDYCVMVTGLPSSASWQDLKDHMRRAGDVCFSDVYREARETIGIVDYTNYEDMKYAIRKLDDSLFRNAFSRAYIRVREYDARSRSRSRSRSYLRSPSYSRSRSPKSLSRSRSPVSSPSRGRSASRSPRSRSASRSRSPVRSD
- the LOC120706751 gene encoding serine/arginine-rich splicing factor SR30-like isoform X2 — its product is MSRRNSRTIYVGNLPGDIREREVEDLFYKYGRILDIDLKIPPRPPGYAFVEFEDPRDADDAIYGRDGYNFDGYRLRVELAHGGRGQSYSYDRSSSYSSTRRGGVSRRSDYCVMVTGLPSSASWQDLKDHMRRAGDVCFSDVYREARETIGIVDYTNYEDMKYAIRKLDDSLFRNAFSRAYIRVREYDARSRSRSRSRSYLRSPSYSRSRSPKSVSQSPSPVDERSLSRSRSPVSSPSRGRSASRSPRSRSASRSRSPVRSD